Genomic segment of Sphingopyxis sp. QXT-31:
GGTCGATCAGCTGCCCCGCCTCGAGCCGCGCGAGCATCGCTTTCGGAAAGGCGGGGTCGACAAAAGCATAGGGCGCGATGGCAGCGTCCATCACCGGCTGGAGCAGCCCGCGCCAGACGTGCCAGCCGGGATTTTCGTAATGATCCTCTGGGTCGCGATTGCCCGGGGTGAAGCGGAAGACGATATGGCGGGGGTGGTGGAAGACCTCGAAATCATTTTCCTTGAGCGCATCTTCCTGCCCCCAGGTGCGGTCCGAAATCGCGACGACACGGTCGCGCAGCGCCGATGCGTCGACGGGCCCCAAGTCGCGGACATTGGCGGGTTTGGTGACGATCACGGCCATGGGGGGTCTTATTGGCGGGTGCGGGCTGGGGCGGCAAGGGGGAAGTGGGGTGGGGAGTTTGGCAAACCGATCCATAAGTCCCGTTCGTGTCGAGCGAAGTCGAGACACCCCGAAGGCGCGCGCTGCTGATGGGTGTCTCGACTACGCTCGACACCAACGGAAATAGAGCGCGGTTTGGCAGCCTCACCGTACCCCAACACCCCACGCGCATTGAACCGCCGCGCCGCGCTGGCTAAGACGGGGCGGGGCGGTGTTCGCCCCGGGGGAGATGCGCGTGGCGGAGCGGGACCAGGGGCAATTGAGCCGCGAAGCGGCGACGCCGGTGCTGGCCGACCTGGTCGCGCCGCTGCAGGTCGCCGATTTCCTGGCGCAATATTGGAACCGTGCCTTTCACGCCTGGCCGGGGCAGGCGGGGCGTTTTGCCGCGCTGATCGGCTGGGACGAGATCAACCATGTCCTGACCACGCAGCGGCTGGAGCCGCCGCGGCTGATCCTGGTCAAGGGCGGCAAGAATGTCGCGACCGAACGCTTCGTCCATGTCTCGGGCAACAACCGGCGGATCGACGCGGGTGCGGTGACCGCGCAGCTGGCGCAGGGCGCGACTTTGGTGCTGAGCTTCGTCGATGAGATGGTGCCGCGGATCGGGGTGCTCGCCGACCGACTGAGCGGCGAGCTCGGCGCGCGCTGCAACATCAACCTTTACGCCGGGTGGCGCGCCGACAATGGCTTCGACCTGCACTGGGACCGGCACGACGTGTTCATCCTCCAGGTTGCCGGGCGCAAGCATTGGCGCGTCCACCGCCCGACGCGCGATTTCGCGACGCGCGGCGAGGAGGCGCCGCCGCTGCCGAAGGACGACGTGCCGGTGTTCGACGGTATCCTCGAAGAAGGTGCGATCCTCTATATCCCCCGCGGCTGGTGGCACGTCGCAACCCCGGTCGAGGAGCCGAGCCTGCACCTGACGCTCGCGCTCGGACCGCCGTCGGGGCAGGATTATCTGCGCTGGCTGGTCGGCCAGGCGCTGGCCGACCCGCTGTTCCGAACCGACTGGCCGGTCGCCAGGGGCGAGGCGGCGATTACCCAATATTGGCACGAGCTGGGCGCGGCGCTGCAGGCGCTGCACGCGGCGCATCCGCCCGCCGCCTTCCTCGCCGCGCAACAAGCCGAGCGCGTCGCGCGACCGCGCTTCACCCTGCCCGAATTTGCGGCGGGCACGCTGCCGCGGCTCGACGACGAGAGCCGTTTGCGGCTGGCGAGCGCGCGCGGACTGGCGCCGGTGCACGACCCCGCGAGCGGCGGTTTCGGGCTGTGGGTCGGCGAGCGTTTCCAGGCGTGCAGCGAGGCCGTCGGCGCGGTGCTGGGGCGGCTGTCGAGCGGCAACGACATGCGCTTTGCCGCGCTCGCCGACGGGCTGGACGCGGCGGGGCGGCGCGAGCTCGCCGCTACTGTCGTGCGGCTCACCGCGGCGGGTGCGATCTTCGTCGACCTGGACGCATGAGCGGGCGGGACGTATGACCGGGCGGATCGCCCTCGCGCGGCGCAAGCTCACCAGCGCGTGGCGGCTCGGCGGGCCGCGCGTCCTGCTCGTCGCCGAGGCGAGCCTGCTCCTGCTCGCGGCGCGGATCGCGGTGGCGGTGCTGCCGTTCCGGCGCGTCGTGCGCTGGCTGGGGAGGCCGGTGTCGCCCGCGGCGCTGCCGCCGCCCCCGCGGCGCGAGCGCCCCGACGACCGCGCGACGCGGGTGAGCTGGGCGGTGCGCTTTGCAGCAAGGCGCCTTCCGGTCGAGGCGGTGTGCCTGCCGCAGGCGATCGCGGCGCGTATAATGCTGAAGCGGCGCGGGATCG
This window contains:
- a CDS encoding aspartyl/asparaginyl beta-hydroxylase domain-containing protein, yielding MAVIVTKPANVRDLGPVDASALRDRVVAISDRTWGQEDALKENDFEVFHHPRHIVFRFTPGNRDPEDHYENPGWHVWRGLLQPVMDAAIAPYAFVDPAFPKAMLARLEAGQLIDLHRDGAGSNLRTHKIHVPLITNPGAFFLCGPNRHHLAYGRAWEVNNIAPHGGVNEGDADRIHFIFEVFDRAATENTAAAETAPAK
- a CDS encoding cupin domain-containing protein; this encodes MAERDQGQLSREAATPVLADLVAPLQVADFLAQYWNRAFHAWPGQAGRFAALIGWDEINHVLTTQRLEPPRLILVKGGKNVATERFVHVSGNNRRIDAGAVTAQLAQGATLVLSFVDEMVPRIGVLADRLSGELGARCNINLYAGWRADNGFDLHWDRHDVFILQVAGRKHWRVHRPTRDFATRGEEAPPLPKDDVPVFDGILEEGAILYIPRGWWHVATPVEEPSLHLTLALGPPSGQDYLRWLVGQALADPLFRTDWPVARGEAAITQYWHELGAALQALHAAHPPAAFLAAQQAERVARPRFTLPEFAAGTLPRLDDESRLRLASARGLAPVHDPASGGFGLWVGERFQACSEAVGAVLGRLSSGNDMRFAALADGLDAAGRRELAATVVRLTAAGAIFVDLDA
- a CDS encoding lasso peptide biosynthesis B2 protein — protein: MTGRIALARRKLTSAWRLGGPRVLLVAEASLLLLAARIAVAVLPFRRVVRWLGRPVSPAALPPPPRRERPDDRATRVSWAVRFAARRLPVEAVCLPQAIAARIMLKRRGIAATLHLGVWRDHRAAVEADPDTPPAHAWLEASGQRVTGYPVDPALVEVAAFV